The Podarcis raffonei isolate rPodRaf1 chromosome 2, rPodRaf1.pri, whole genome shotgun sequence genome window below encodes:
- the BAP1 gene encoding ubiquitin carboxyl-terminal hydrolase BAP1 isoform X2, with translation MNKGWLELESDPGLFTLLVEDFGVKGVQVEEIYDLQSKCQGPVYGFIFLFKWIEERRSRRKVSTLVDETSVIDDDIVNNMFFAHQLIPNSCATHALLSVLLNCSSVDLGPTLSRMKEFTKGFSPESKGYAIGNAPELAKAHNSHARPEPRHLPEKQNGISAVRTMEAFHFVSYVPIKGRLFELDGLKVYPIDHGPWAEEEEWTDKARRVIMERIGLATAGEPYHDIRFNLMAVVPDRRMKYESKLHILKMNRQTVLEALQQLIRVTQPELVHTQKFLEAQASEEPKSANSKPPTALPLGRVQLVPESSQAESTEESGGQDQPSSTQSPPSKSKLGNKLPVSSINGALANPSPIVQRLPAFLDNHNYAKSPMQEEEDLAAGVGRSRVPVRQHQQYSDEEDDYDDEEEEEVCNANPAMRFKRKGPVKQEPLVGSSDGQLSMLQPNTINVLTEKLKETQKDLSIPLSIKTSSGGTAVAAVAHSQPSPTPSNESTDTASEIGSAFNSPLRSPIRSANPTRPSSPVTSHISKVLFGEEDSLLRVDCIRYNRAVRDLGPIISTGLLHLTEDGVFCPLTITDGGKNSSSSSKSSEELQSTVKLEERDSSEANDSKEKAGLGRSGDLPCGEKYSPKIDDQRRTHNYDEFICTFISMLAQEGMLASLVEQNISVRRRQGVSIGRLHKQRKPDRRKRSRPYKAKRQ, from the exons ATGAATAAGGGCTGGCTGGAGCTGGAGAGCGACCCTG GGCTCTTCACTCTATTAGTAGAGGATTTTG GTGTTAAGGGGGTGCAAGTTGAAGAAATCTATGATTTACAGAGCAAATGCCAAGG GCCAGTCTATGGGTTCATCTTCCTTTTCAAATGGATTGAAGAGCGCCGATCGCGACGGAAGGTCTCAACTCTGGTAGATGAGACATCAGTGATTGATGATGACATTGTCAATAATATGTTCTTTGCTCATCAG CTGATCCCCAATTCTTGTGCCACACACGCGTTGTTGAGTGTCCTCCTGAACTGCAGCAGTGTAGACTTGGGGCCAACTCTGAGCCGAATGAAGGAGTTCACAAAAGGGTTTAGTCCAGAG AGCAAAGGCTATGCCATTGGAAATGCCCCAGAACTGGCCAAGGCCCACAACAGTCATGCTAG GCCAGAGCCCCGGCATTTGCCAGAGAAACAGAATGGGATCAGTGCGGTGCGAACCATGGAGGCTTTTCACTTTGTCAGCTATGTTCCCATTAAGGGGAGGCTCTTTGAGCTGGATGGCCTGAAGGTTTATCCCATTGACCATG GGCCGTgggcagaagaggaggaatggACAGACAAAGCTCGAAGAGTGATCATGGAGAGAATTGGACTTGCCACAGCAGG GGAGCCATATCATGACATCCGCTTTAACTTGATGGCAGTCGTGCCTGACAGGAGGATGAAGTATGAATCCAAGCTGCATATCTTGAAGATGAACCGGCAAACTGTATTAGAAGCTTTGCAGCAG CTAATCCGTGTGACGCAACCAGAGCTGGTCCACACCCAGAAATTCCTGGAGGCCCAGGCTTCTGAAGAGCCAAAGTCAGCAAACAGCAAACCCCCCACCGCCCTGCCACTGGGGCGAGTGCAGCTGGTCCCCGAGAGCTCACAAGCAG AGAGCACTGAGGAGTCTGGAGGCCAGGATCAGCCTTCATCAACCCAGAGCCCTCCAAGCAAATCCAAGCTGGGCAATAAGCTACCTGTGAGCAGCATCAATGGGGCACTGGCCAACCCTAGCCCTATCGTGCAGAGACTGCCAGCTTTCCTGGATAACCACAACTATGCCAAGTCACCCATGCAA GAGGAAGAGGACCTTGCAGCAGGAGTGGGCCGGAGCCGGGTCCCAGTACGGCAGCACCAGCAGTACTCGGATGAGGAGGATGACTAcgatgatgaggaggaggaggaagtttgCAATGCCAATCCCGCCATGAG ATTCAAGCGGAAGGGCCCAGTGAAGCAGGAGCCCCTGGTGGGGAGTTCAGATGGCCAGCTCTCCATGCTGCAGCCCAACACTATTAATGTCCTAACTGAGAAGCTCAAGGAAACACAGAAGGATCTCTCCATCCCCCTGTCAATCAAGACCAGCAGTGGaggcactgctgttgctgctgttgcccaTTCCCAACCATCTCCTACACCCAGCAATGAGAGTACGGACACTGCCTCAGAGATTGGGAGTGCCTTCAATTCCCCACTCCGCTCCCCCATCCGCTCAGCCAACCCCACTCGCCCCTCCAGCCCTGTCACCTCTCACATCTCCAAGGTGCTGTTTGGGGAGGAGGATAGCCTTCTGCGTGTGGACTGTATACGCTACAATCGAGCTGTGAGGGATTTGGGGCCTATCATCAGCACAGGCTTACTGCACCTCACAGAGGATGGGGTTTTCTGCCCACTTACTATAACAG ATGGTGGGAAAAACTCCTCATCTTCTAGCAAATCCAGTGAAGAGCTTCAGTCCACTGTCAAACTAGAAGAGAGAGACTCAAGTGAAGCAAATGACAGCAAGGAGAAGGCTGGACTTGGTCGGTCTGGTGATCTCCCTTGTGGGGAAAAGTATTCTCCTAAA ATTGATGACCAGAGAAGAACTCACAATTATGATGAATTCATATGCACCTTTATCTCTATGCTGGCGCAAGAAG GAATGTTGGCTAGCCTTGTTGAACAGAACATCTCTGTGCGTAGGCGGCAAGGGGTCAGCATTGGGCGTCTCCACAAGCAGCGGAAGCCTGACCGGCGGAAACGTTCCCGGCCGTATAAAGCCAAGCGTCAGTAG
- the BAP1 gene encoding ubiquitin carboxyl-terminal hydrolase BAP1 isoform X1: MNKGWLELESDPGLFTLLVEDFGVKGVQVEEIYDLQSKCQGPVYGFIFLFKWIEERRSRRKVSTLVDETSVIDDDIVNNMFFAHQLIPNSCATHALLSVLLNCSSVDLGPTLSRMKEFTKGFSPESKGYAIGNAPELAKAHNSHARPEPRHLPEKQNGISAVRTMEAFHFVSYVPIKGRLFELDGLKVYPIDHGPWAEEEEWTDKARRVIMERIGLATAGEPYHDIRFNLMAVVPDRRMKYESKLHILKMNRQTVLEALQQLIRVTQPELVHTQKFLEAQASEEPKSANSKPPTALPLGRVQLVPESSQAESTEESGGQDQPSSTQSPPSKSKLGNKLPVSSINGALANPSPIVQRLPAFLDNHNYAKSPMQEEEDLAAGVGRSRVPVRQHQQYSDEEDDYDDEEEEEVCNANPAMRFKRKGPVKQEPLVGSSDGQLSMLQPNTINVLTEKLKETQKDLSIPLSIKTSSGGTAVAAVAHSQPSPTPSNESTDTASEIGSAFNSPLRSPIRSANPTRPSSPVTSHISKVLFGEEDSLLRVDCIRYNRAVRDLGPIISTGLLHLTEDGVFCPLTITDGGKNSSSSSKSSEELQSTVKLEERDSSEANDSKEKAGLGRSGDLPCGEKYSPKELLALLKCVEAEIANYEACLKEEVEKRKKFKIDDQRRTHNYDEFICTFISMLAQEGMLASLVEQNISVRRRQGVSIGRLHKQRKPDRRKRSRPYKAKRQ, translated from the exons ATGAATAAGGGCTGGCTGGAGCTGGAGAGCGACCCTG GGCTCTTCACTCTATTAGTAGAGGATTTTG GTGTTAAGGGGGTGCAAGTTGAAGAAATCTATGATTTACAGAGCAAATGCCAAGG GCCAGTCTATGGGTTCATCTTCCTTTTCAAATGGATTGAAGAGCGCCGATCGCGACGGAAGGTCTCAACTCTGGTAGATGAGACATCAGTGATTGATGATGACATTGTCAATAATATGTTCTTTGCTCATCAG CTGATCCCCAATTCTTGTGCCACACACGCGTTGTTGAGTGTCCTCCTGAACTGCAGCAGTGTAGACTTGGGGCCAACTCTGAGCCGAATGAAGGAGTTCACAAAAGGGTTTAGTCCAGAG AGCAAAGGCTATGCCATTGGAAATGCCCCAGAACTGGCCAAGGCCCACAACAGTCATGCTAG GCCAGAGCCCCGGCATTTGCCAGAGAAACAGAATGGGATCAGTGCGGTGCGAACCATGGAGGCTTTTCACTTTGTCAGCTATGTTCCCATTAAGGGGAGGCTCTTTGAGCTGGATGGCCTGAAGGTTTATCCCATTGACCATG GGCCGTgggcagaagaggaggaatggACAGACAAAGCTCGAAGAGTGATCATGGAGAGAATTGGACTTGCCACAGCAGG GGAGCCATATCATGACATCCGCTTTAACTTGATGGCAGTCGTGCCTGACAGGAGGATGAAGTATGAATCCAAGCTGCATATCTTGAAGATGAACCGGCAAACTGTATTAGAAGCTTTGCAGCAG CTAATCCGTGTGACGCAACCAGAGCTGGTCCACACCCAGAAATTCCTGGAGGCCCAGGCTTCTGAAGAGCCAAAGTCAGCAAACAGCAAACCCCCCACCGCCCTGCCACTGGGGCGAGTGCAGCTGGTCCCCGAGAGCTCACAAGCAG AGAGCACTGAGGAGTCTGGAGGCCAGGATCAGCCTTCATCAACCCAGAGCCCTCCAAGCAAATCCAAGCTGGGCAATAAGCTACCTGTGAGCAGCATCAATGGGGCACTGGCCAACCCTAGCCCTATCGTGCAGAGACTGCCAGCTTTCCTGGATAACCACAACTATGCCAAGTCACCCATGCAA GAGGAAGAGGACCTTGCAGCAGGAGTGGGCCGGAGCCGGGTCCCAGTACGGCAGCACCAGCAGTACTCGGATGAGGAGGATGACTAcgatgatgaggaggaggaggaagtttgCAATGCCAATCCCGCCATGAG ATTCAAGCGGAAGGGCCCAGTGAAGCAGGAGCCCCTGGTGGGGAGTTCAGATGGCCAGCTCTCCATGCTGCAGCCCAACACTATTAATGTCCTAACTGAGAAGCTCAAGGAAACACAGAAGGATCTCTCCATCCCCCTGTCAATCAAGACCAGCAGTGGaggcactgctgttgctgctgttgcccaTTCCCAACCATCTCCTACACCCAGCAATGAGAGTACGGACACTGCCTCAGAGATTGGGAGTGCCTTCAATTCCCCACTCCGCTCCCCCATCCGCTCAGCCAACCCCACTCGCCCCTCCAGCCCTGTCACCTCTCACATCTCCAAGGTGCTGTTTGGGGAGGAGGATAGCCTTCTGCGTGTGGACTGTATACGCTACAATCGAGCTGTGAGGGATTTGGGGCCTATCATCAGCACAGGCTTACTGCACCTCACAGAGGATGGGGTTTTCTGCCCACTTACTATAACAG ATGGTGGGAAAAACTCCTCATCTTCTAGCAAATCCAGTGAAGAGCTTCAGTCCACTGTCAAACTAGAAGAGAGAGACTCAAGTGAAGCAAATGACAGCAAGGAGAAGGCTGGACTTGGTCGGTCTGGTGATCTCCCTTGTGGGGAAAAGTATTCTCCTAAA GAGCTGCTGGCACTGCTGAAATGTGTGGAAGCCGAAATAGCTAACTATGAAGCCTGTTTAAAGGAGGAGGTAGAGAAAAGGAAGAAGTTCAAG ATTGATGACCAGAGAAGAACTCACAATTATGATGAATTCATATGCACCTTTATCTCTATGCTGGCGCAAGAAG GAATGTTGGCTAGCCTTGTTGAACAGAACATCTCTGTGCGTAGGCGGCAAGGGGTCAGCATTGGGCGTCTCCACAAGCAGCGGAAGCCTGACCGGCGGAAACGTTCCCGGCCGTATAAAGCCAAGCGTCAGTAG
- the BAP1 gene encoding ubiquitin carboxyl-terminal hydrolase BAP1 isoform X3 yields MNKGWLELESDPGLFTLLVEDFGVKGVQVEEIYDLQSKCQGPVYGFIFLFKWIEERRSRRKVSTLVDETSVIDDDIVNNMFFAHQSKGYAIGNAPELAKAHNSHARPEPRHLPEKQNGISAVRTMEAFHFVSYVPIKGRLFELDGLKVYPIDHGPWAEEEEWTDKARRVIMERIGLATAGEPYHDIRFNLMAVVPDRRMKYESKLHILKMNRQTVLEALQQLIRVTQPELVHTQKFLEAQASEEPKSANSKPPTALPLGRVQLVPESSQAESTEESGGQDQPSSTQSPPSKSKLGNKLPVSSINGALANPSPIVQRLPAFLDNHNYAKSPMQEEEDLAAGVGRSRVPVRQHQQYSDEEDDYDDEEEEEVCNANPAMRFKRKGPVKQEPLVGSSDGQLSMLQPNTINVLTEKLKETQKDLSIPLSIKTSSGGTAVAAVAHSQPSPTPSNESTDTASEIGSAFNSPLRSPIRSANPTRPSSPVTSHISKVLFGEEDSLLRVDCIRYNRAVRDLGPIISTGLLHLTEDGVFCPLTITDGGKNSSSSSKSSEELQSTVKLEERDSSEANDSKEKAGLGRSGDLPCGEKYSPKELLALLKCVEAEIANYEACLKEEVEKRKKFKIDDQRRTHNYDEFICTFISMLAQEGMLASLVEQNISVRRRQGVSIGRLHKQRKPDRRKRSRPYKAKRQ; encoded by the exons ATGAATAAGGGCTGGCTGGAGCTGGAGAGCGACCCTG GGCTCTTCACTCTATTAGTAGAGGATTTTG GTGTTAAGGGGGTGCAAGTTGAAGAAATCTATGATTTACAGAGCAAATGCCAAGG GCCAGTCTATGGGTTCATCTTCCTTTTCAAATGGATTGAAGAGCGCCGATCGCGACGGAAGGTCTCAACTCTGGTAGATGAGACATCAGTGATTGATGATGACATTGTCAATAATATGTTCTTTGCTCATCAG AGCAAAGGCTATGCCATTGGAAATGCCCCAGAACTGGCCAAGGCCCACAACAGTCATGCTAG GCCAGAGCCCCGGCATTTGCCAGAGAAACAGAATGGGATCAGTGCGGTGCGAACCATGGAGGCTTTTCACTTTGTCAGCTATGTTCCCATTAAGGGGAGGCTCTTTGAGCTGGATGGCCTGAAGGTTTATCCCATTGACCATG GGCCGTgggcagaagaggaggaatggACAGACAAAGCTCGAAGAGTGATCATGGAGAGAATTGGACTTGCCACAGCAGG GGAGCCATATCATGACATCCGCTTTAACTTGATGGCAGTCGTGCCTGACAGGAGGATGAAGTATGAATCCAAGCTGCATATCTTGAAGATGAACCGGCAAACTGTATTAGAAGCTTTGCAGCAG CTAATCCGTGTGACGCAACCAGAGCTGGTCCACACCCAGAAATTCCTGGAGGCCCAGGCTTCTGAAGAGCCAAAGTCAGCAAACAGCAAACCCCCCACCGCCCTGCCACTGGGGCGAGTGCAGCTGGTCCCCGAGAGCTCACAAGCAG AGAGCACTGAGGAGTCTGGAGGCCAGGATCAGCCTTCATCAACCCAGAGCCCTCCAAGCAAATCCAAGCTGGGCAATAAGCTACCTGTGAGCAGCATCAATGGGGCACTGGCCAACCCTAGCCCTATCGTGCAGAGACTGCCAGCTTTCCTGGATAACCACAACTATGCCAAGTCACCCATGCAA GAGGAAGAGGACCTTGCAGCAGGAGTGGGCCGGAGCCGGGTCCCAGTACGGCAGCACCAGCAGTACTCGGATGAGGAGGATGACTAcgatgatgaggaggaggaggaagtttgCAATGCCAATCCCGCCATGAG ATTCAAGCGGAAGGGCCCAGTGAAGCAGGAGCCCCTGGTGGGGAGTTCAGATGGCCAGCTCTCCATGCTGCAGCCCAACACTATTAATGTCCTAACTGAGAAGCTCAAGGAAACACAGAAGGATCTCTCCATCCCCCTGTCAATCAAGACCAGCAGTGGaggcactgctgttgctgctgttgcccaTTCCCAACCATCTCCTACACCCAGCAATGAGAGTACGGACACTGCCTCAGAGATTGGGAGTGCCTTCAATTCCCCACTCCGCTCCCCCATCCGCTCAGCCAACCCCACTCGCCCCTCCAGCCCTGTCACCTCTCACATCTCCAAGGTGCTGTTTGGGGAGGAGGATAGCCTTCTGCGTGTGGACTGTATACGCTACAATCGAGCTGTGAGGGATTTGGGGCCTATCATCAGCACAGGCTTACTGCACCTCACAGAGGATGGGGTTTTCTGCCCACTTACTATAACAG ATGGTGGGAAAAACTCCTCATCTTCTAGCAAATCCAGTGAAGAGCTTCAGTCCACTGTCAAACTAGAAGAGAGAGACTCAAGTGAAGCAAATGACAGCAAGGAGAAGGCTGGACTTGGTCGGTCTGGTGATCTCCCTTGTGGGGAAAAGTATTCTCCTAAA GAGCTGCTGGCACTGCTGAAATGTGTGGAAGCCGAAATAGCTAACTATGAAGCCTGTTTAAAGGAGGAGGTAGAGAAAAGGAAGAAGTTCAAG ATTGATGACCAGAGAAGAACTCACAATTATGATGAATTCATATGCACCTTTATCTCTATGCTGGCGCAAGAAG GAATGTTGGCTAGCCTTGTTGAACAGAACATCTCTGTGCGTAGGCGGCAAGGGGTCAGCATTGGGCGTCTCCACAAGCAGCGGAAGCCTGACCGGCGGAAACGTTCCCGGCCGTATAAAGCCAAGCGTCAGTAG